CGCCGATTTTATCGACCCAATCCTTGCGGTGCGGCGCCGTGATCACGGTGCTGTTCGCCTTGTCGATCGGCACCCATTCGGGACTGCTCTGCCGCATCAGGGCGATCACCGGCACATGCACCGCATTCGCCAGGTGCATCACGGCAGTCTCCACCGATATGATGAGCTCGCACAGGCTGAGAATGGCCGGCAGCTGGAAGAAATTGTCTTCGGCGCTGAACAGGAAGCTGCGCTCCAGTCCCGCCTTGGCGAACAGCTCGCGGGCCCGCGCAAGTTCCTCGGGCACGACGTTGACGACGAAGCCGGCGTCGCACCAGTCCGGCTCGCAGCGCATGGTCCGGATCAGTCCGATGATCCGTTCCAGCGGCCAGCTGCGCTCCACCGATTTGGAAAAGCCGTTGACGAACACGACGCTCGAGGGCTTGCCATCGGCCCGCATGAAACCCCAGTCGGCGAACTGCGTGCGCGCATAGTCGATCCATTTGTCGGCGATGTCGAGCACGGGGAAGCGCGCGGCCGGCGGGATGTCCAGGCCGAACAAAAGGTCGAACCAGCCGGCGTAGATGTCGCTGATGTGCTGGTCCGGATGCGTGGCCACCGAATAGGGCGGGATGAAGGCGTCCAGCTTGCGGTAGATGAGGTGCTTGGGCAGGTCGTAGGGTCGCACCCGCTTTTTCTGCCCTACCACGAAACCATGCGGACTGATACTGCGCGCCATGAGGGCGTACTTGTGGCGCTCCAGGACGGCGAGCGAGACCACGACCGGATAGTCCTCGCGGCGCGCTTCTTCCAGCGATGCCCGGTAAGCCTGCGGGCTGTAGGTTTCGGCGTAGACCTTGTCGATGTAGGGGCACTCGGCCAGCCAGTCATACAGCGCGTACTTCTTGAGATGCGGCCATTCCGACGCGCGGCTGGTGCGGCGGCGCTCGTCGACCCAGAGGTGGATCTTCAGGTGCGGATACGCCCGCGCAAACGCCTGGAAACCGCTTTGCAGGTAGGCGAAATCGCCGAGGGCCAGGTGGGCAATGAAGAGGATCTTGTCGGCCTGCCGCAGCAATGCGGGAGGGACCAATGGCGCCTGCGCCGCCGGTGCATCGGCATCGAGGGCGCCGAGCGCCGGGACGAAAGCGGATTTACCGACACGATTGCGCCAGGACCCCGTTCCGGTGGAGTGTTCACCCGCTGGTTTCATATTGCTCAGACCTTGCATGTAGACGATGCGAAAATTCTATGTGCAATAAGCTGCTGGAAATGCAAACAAACCGTAAGAGTTTGTAAAGTTAGGTCAAGACGATAGCATGGTGCACTGCAAAAGTCCGCGGCGGTCCGGATGAAATGGGCGTGCAAGGACGCCTTGCTGCGCAAAGGAGACGATGACGTCGGGCGAGCGATGGCGCTCGCGCGAACGGGGAAAGGGAACTTACATCTGGCGGCACTGGCGCAGTTCGCAGCGCGCCATGAAGATTTTGCCGTTTTCGCACTGCATGCGGTAGACCTCGACCGGTCCCGGCTCGGTGACCAGGCTGGCGCCCTGCCCGCCCGTGCAGGACTGCTGCCGCGCCATCTTCTCGACGGTGGCCGAGGAGACGCCGATGCGGAACGGCAGCTTCTGGATCGGCGTGCCATCCGCGTCGACCAGGCCCGCGGCCCTGGCAGGCGCCGGCGCCGCGGCCTGGACCGGCCGGGCCGGCTGGTGGAACCAGGCGCAGCCGCCGAGCAGCGCGGCAAGCGGCATCAGGATGAAACCAGGTTTCATGCCGCTCTCCGTGTTCAGAACGTGAGGGTCTTGACGCCGTCCGCCATGCCCAGCAGGCAGACGTTGGCGCCGCGCTGGGCGAACAGGCCGACGGCGATCACGCCGACGATCTGGTTGATCTCGTTTTCCAGCGCCACCGGATCGGTGATCGACAGGCCTGCGACGTCGATGAGGTGGCCGCCGTTGTCGGTGACGAAGGCTTCGTCAGTGCCCGGCTTGGTGCGCAGCTTCGGCTGGCCGCCCAGGGCCGCCAGCTTGCGCATCACGGCCGCGCGCGCCATCGGCACGACTTCGACCGGCAGCGGGAACTTGCCCAGGGTCTGGACCAGCTTGGAGCCGTCGGCGATGCAGACGAAACTCTTCGACACCGACGCCACGATCTTCTCGCGCGTCAGGGCCGCGCCGCCGCCCTTGATCATGCTGCCTCCGGCATCGATCTCGTCGGCGCCGTCGACGTAGACGGAAATCGATTCGACGTCGTTCAGGTCACGCACGTCGATGCCGTGGCTGCGCAGGCGCGCTGCGGTGGCTTCCGACGACGCGACCGCGCCCTTGATGCGGTCCTTGATCTTGCCGAGTTCGTCGATGAAATAGTTGGCGGTCGAGCCGGTGCCGACGCCGATGATTTCGCCGTCGACCACGTAATCGATGGCAGCGCGGGCCACGGCCTGCTTGAGTTCGTCCTGGGTCATGATGATCTTGGTAGGTGAGAAATGCCGACATTTTAACGGATGCGCGAACGCAGATGCTGCAAGCGCTTGCAAGCCTTGCCGGGAGCAAGACTGCTAGACTGGCCTGCCTTTCATTGTCGACATCGATCCCACTACCTGAGGAGACGAGCATGGCCAGCAAAAACACGATTTGCCTGTGGTTCAAGGGCGATGCCCTGGATGCAGCGACGTTCTACGCCGCGACCTTTCCGGACAGCGCAGTCAAGGCGGTCCACCGCGCGCCCGGCGACTATCCCGCCGGCAAACAAGGCGATGTGCTGACGGTCGAGTTCACGGTGATGGGCATCCCCTGCCTCGGCCTGAACGGCGGACCCGGCGTCACGCACAGCGAAGCCTTCTCCTTCCAGGTCGCGACCGATGACCAGGCCGAAACCGACCGCCTCTGGAATGCAATCGTCGGTAACGGCGGGCAGGAAAGCGTGTGCGGCTGGTGCAAGGACAAATGGGGCCTGTCGTGGCAGATCACGCCGCGCGTGCTGTCCGAGTCGATCGCCGATCCCGATCCGGCGGTGGCCAAGCGCGTGTTCGAGGCGATGATGACGATGACGAAAATCGATGTGGCGGCGGTCGAGGCGGCGCGGCGCAACTGAGGGCACGCGCGGCGCCAGTTACAAAAGCCGCAATACCAGATTCCATTTAATTAACAGTCATTAAATTTCCGACAAATCCGTCAAAATCGGCGCCTTACAGCAAGGCAAGGACGCCGATTTACCATGCCAATTTGTTGATTTGTTTCCACAAGGAACATAAATTCTACGTTTCCAGTAAGAAATTAGTTGTAACCAGGAAATGACGTAGATATACTCGGTTCATCATCTGCAAAGGGCAAACTCCGCGAAAGTGGAGGACGCAAAGTCAACGGTCTAAAGGGCGCGAGCCCCATGACGGCAGGACTGCCAGACACCGATCTTTCGAGCACGGGGCATTCTGCCGCGCTCGCGAAGCGGCCTGCCAGCCATCCTGCCTTTATCAACCATAAACAGGATATCGCCATGCACACTGCTTCGAACCAGATCGCTTCCTTCCGCAAATCTTCCATCCTGGCCGTCGCCGTGATCGGCGCCCTGATGGCCGCATCCGGCGCCAGCATGGCCGCCCCCAAGGATGCGTATGCGCGTGGCCGCGTGATCATCGAAGCGCGTCCGGGCCTGTCCGATACGGCCCTCGACAACATCCTGAAAGAGCACGGCGGCAAGCGTCGCAAGCTCGGCCAGAGCCGCATGTACGTGGTCGACCTGCCGGGCAACGCGTCGGAGACCGCGGTCGCGGCTGCCCTGTCGCACCGTCCGGAACTGAAATTCGCCGAACTCGACCGCGTGGTCCAGGCCACCGCGACCGCCAACGATCCCTACCTCGGCAGCGAGTGGCATCTCACCCAGGTCGGCGCCACGAGCGCCTGGGACACCACCCAGGGCGCGGGCGTGACGATCGCCATCCTGGATTCCGGCATCAACGTCAACCATCCCGACCTGGTGAGCCGCCTGGTCCCGGGCTACAACTTCTACAATAACAATACCGACCTGACCGACGTGTGCGGCCACGGCACCGCGGTGGCCGGCGTGGCGGCGGCGAGCACCAACAACGCGACCGGCGTGGCCGGCGTGGCCGGCGCGGCCCGCCTGATGCCGATCCGCGTCGCCTTCAGCGACAGCACCACCGGCGGCTGCACCGCCTATTACAGCACCATCGCCAGCGGCCTGACCTATGCCGCCGACAACGGCGCCCGGGTCGCCAACATCAGCTACGGCGGCGTCGCGGGCAGCAGCACCATCATGAGCGCGGCCAAGTACATGAAGAGCAAGGGCGGCCTGGTGTTCGTCTCGGCCGGCAACAGCAATATCGACGAGAACATCAGCACCGACGGTTCGATGATCGCCGTCTCGGCAACCACCACCAACGACGCCAAGGCCAGCTTCTCGAGCTGGGGCAACTTCGTGACGCTGTCGGCACCGGGCACCGGCATCATCAGCACGGA
This window of the Massilia sp. WG5 genome carries:
- a CDS encoding glycosyltransferase family 9 protein — encoded protein: MKPAGEHSTGTGSWRNRVGKSAFVPALGALDADAPAAQAPLVPPALLRQADKILFIAHLALGDFAYLQSGFQAFARAYPHLKIHLWVDERRRTSRASEWPHLKKYALYDWLAECPYIDKVYAETYSPQAYRASLEEARREDYPVVVSLAVLERHKYALMARSISPHGFVVGQKKRVRPYDLPKHLIYRKLDAFIPPYSVATHPDQHISDIYAGWFDLLFGLDIPPAARFPVLDIADKWIDYARTQFADWGFMRADGKPSSVVFVNGFSKSVERSWPLERIIGLIRTMRCEPDWCDAGFVVNVVPEELARARELFAKAGLERSFLFSAEDNFFQLPAILSLCELIISVETAVMHLANAVHVPVIALMRQSSPEWVPIDKANSTVITAPHRKDWVDKIGVQDVMAVLAARRP
- the rpiA gene encoding ribose-5-phosphate isomerase RpiA; protein product: MTQDELKQAVARAAIDYVVDGEIIGVGTGSTANYFIDELGKIKDRIKGAVASSEATAARLRSHGIDVRDLNDVESISVYVDGADEIDAGGSMIKGGGAALTREKIVASVSKSFVCIADGSKLVQTLGKFPLPVEVVPMARAAVMRKLAALGGQPKLRTKPGTDEAFVTDNGGHLIDVAGLSITDPVALENEINQIVGVIAVGLFAQRGANVCLLGMADGVKTLTF
- a CDS encoding VOC family protein — encoded protein: MASKNTICLWFKGDALDAATFYAATFPDSAVKAVHRAPGDYPAGKQGDVLTVEFTVMGIPCLGLNGGPGVTHSEAFSFQVATDDQAETDRLWNAIVGNGGQESVCGWCKDKWGLSWQITPRVLSESIADPDPAVAKRVFEAMMTMTKIDVAAVEAARRN
- a CDS encoding S8 family serine peptidase, which encodes MHTASNQIASFRKSSILAVAVIGALMAASGASMAAPKDAYARGRVIIEARPGLSDTALDNILKEHGGKRRKLGQSRMYVVDLPGNASETAVAAALSHRPELKFAELDRVVQATATANDPYLGSEWHLTQVGATSAWDTTQGAGVTIAILDSGINVNHPDLVSRLVPGYNFYNNNTDLTDVCGHGTAVAGVAAASTNNATGVAGVAGAARLMPIRVAFSDSTTGGCTAYYSTIASGLTYAADNGARVANISYGGVAGSSTIMSAAKYMKSKGGLVFVSAGNSNIDENISTDGSMIAVSATTTNDAKASFSSWGNFVTLSAPGTGIISTDRNGGYSTWQGTSFSSPLSAGVAALVMAARPDLSGEQVQSILYSTAVDLGAAGLDPVFGYGRVNAAAAVRAAASFVVPADTTAPTASLAAPLAGSTVSGAVPVTVNASDNVGVARVDLVVNGTVVATDTTAPFSFSWDSTGVANGKVSVSAVAYDAAGNAGSASAVSVNVSNVTTSVAKDTTAPVVTITNPTGGTVNGNVSVSVNATDNAGAAGIKLTLAIDGATKAQGTGGSLGYNWNTKKIAAGTHTITVTARDAAGNTSTSSVNVSSR